Part of the Gramella sp. Hel_I_59 genome, CTGGACCTGAGATCTGGAAACAAACAGACGGGAAAGTTACCCATTTTGTTGTTGGAGTAGGGACTGGTGGAACTATTTCTGGAGTGGGAAAGTATTTGAAAGAAAAAAATCCCGATATTAAGGTTTGGGGAATAGATACCTACGGTTCAGTATTCAAGAAATATCACGAAACTGGTGAATTCGATGAAAAGGAGATCTATCCTTACGTGACCGAAGGAATTGGAGAGGATATTTTACCTAAGAACGTTGATTTTGATGTGATCGACGGTTTTACGAAGGTAACAGATAAAGATGCAGCCGTTTATACCCAGAAATTATCCAAGGAAGAAGGATTTTTCTTAGGTAATAGTGCAGGTGCAGCGGTAAAAGGGCTGTTGCAACTAAAAGAACATTTTACTAAGGATGATGTCGTGGTAGTGCTTTTCCATGACCACGGAAGCCGGTATGTAGGTAAAATGTATAATGATGACTGGATGAGAAAAATGGGTTACATCGACTAACACCAGTTATAGAATGTAGGAACTAATTGATTTTTTATATGACTAAGAATGCATGGTTTTTAACCAGTTTATTCTTTATGCTGACGCTCTCGATACATGCGCAGGATGATGAAAGGAAAGAATCAGATCTTAAAGTAACTTTAGATCTAAACAATCCTACCAGGGAGATCAATGATGGGGTCACCATGGTTAATGTTGAAGGAGGGAAAGCTCCTTACACTTATAAATGGACAAAGCAAAGCACTTCCCTTCAATCTAATAAATCCACAGGTATAACTGAAGGTCAGGAAGAATCGGTAACTGTGACCGATGCCAACGGAGTAAGTGTTACTAAAAAATTTAAAATACCTGCTGAAGCGATTACTGAAGTTGTAAACAGTAAGGTGCAGCCGGCAGTAGATTTTTTAGGCGGAATATTATTCTGGGATCCTTTTGCTGCAGTTGGGATCTACGACCCGGTAGTTTATACGAACGATAGAGAGATACCAATCCCGAACTGGGATGCTACTACAAGTAAAACCTTCAGTTTAAAGCAATGGCTGGTTGAGGATGGTGGTCAGGTAGAAGCAGGTGATAAAATTGCTATTATAGAAAGTGAATCTGGAGAGGAGAAAGAGATCTTTTCAGAAGTTGACGGTACCATGAACTACCTGGTTCTGGAAGGCAACGAAATTTTCGACCCTAATGACCAGGATGATGTTATTGAGCAAAATGCTCATATGATCGCCAAAATTGAATTCGACGAGCCTCAGCCTTTGCATCATCCCAATGGTAATGTGATCACTAACTCTATTCCTTTTATCGTGATCTGGCTTATTCTGGGAAGTATCTTCTTTACTATAAGACTTGGTTTCGTAAATATTCGTGGTTTTTCTCATTCTATTCAATTGGCCAAAGGGAAATACGACGATCCCGATGCTCCGGGTAGAATTACACATTTCCAGGCAATGGCTACTGCAGTTTCTGCAACCGTTGGTCTTGGGAATATAGCCGGTGTTGCGGTTGCAATTTCACTTGGTGGGGCCGGAGCAACTTTCTGGATGTTCTGTGCCGGATTCTTCGCGATGTCACTAAAGTTTACTGAGTGTACATTAGGGGTGAAATATAGAGAGATCAACGAAGACGGTAGAATCTTTGGTGGACCTATGAATTATCTACGTTACGGCCTGGAGAAAAGAAATATGAAAGGTCTTGGGAAATTCCTTGCCAGCCTATTTGCAATATTAGGAGTTGGAGCTTCTTTTGGAGGTGGTAATATGATACAGTCCAACCAGGCATTTAAAATAGTTTCTGAACAATTACCTTTTCTGGAAGGTCAGGGATTCTTGTTTGGAGTTGGATTCGCCATCCTGGTTGGAGCGGTGATCCTTGGAGGAATTAATAGTATTGCCCGGGTAACTGGAAAAGTAGTACCTGTAATGGCGATTATCTATATCCTTGGTTGCGCAGTTGTGATCGGGGTGAATATTGAAAATATTGGCGCTGCATTTTCAGCGATTTATAACGGAGCCTTTTCGGCAGATGCTCTAAAAGGTGGTTTTATCGGAGTTCTAATTGTTGGTCTGCAAAGAGCAGCATTTTCCAGTGAAGCCGGTGTTGGTTCAGCAGCTATCGCGCATAGTGCTACCAAAACCAATAATCCTATTGCAGATGGGTTTACTTCTTTAGTAGAACCTTTTATCGATACTATGGTCGTGTGTACTATGACGGCATTGGTTCTTATTTTTACCGGAATGCATGAAGTAGGCGGTGGAATGAAAGGGGTTGAACTGACTTCAGATGCTTTTGGAAGCGTGATTTCCTGGTTCCCGGCAGTACTGGCACTTGCGGTTTTCTTATTTGCTTTTTCCACGATGGTTTCCTGGTCATATTACGGGATGCGTTCCTGGACCTATCTATTCGGGCAAAGCAAGAAATCTGAAATTATCTATAAAGTCCTGTTCCTGATATTCGTTGTCGTAGGAGCATCAGTAAGTCTTGGAGCAGTCTTAAGCTTCTCTGATATGATGATTCTCGCGATGTCATTTCCGAATATCATTGGATTATATATTATGTCTGCGGAAGTCAGAGCAGATATGGAAAATTACTGGGAGCGACTCAAAAACGGAGAGTTGTTTATCAATCCTAAATTCAGAGATGCCTGATAAGGCTTTTATTGAAAGATTTATAAAAACTCTTCCTTCTACGGAAGAGTTTTTTGTTTCATATTACCAGATGCTTGTAAAAAGAGAAATAGAATAGCTCCTGAAAAATAGAGCAGAACATCAACAGGATCTGCAGTATATCTATCTACGAACTGCGGAAGTATTAATTCGAAATAAATAGCATAGAAAAAAGTAAGTGCGAGCGCTTGAGCAATACTTATTTTGACCGCTCTATCCTTAGTGAGGTAATGCACCGTTTTTAGACAAATAGTCAGAATGATAGGCATGCATAAAAAATCGTTGAGGTAGGATGTGGTCCATTCTGGAAAGTTCGCTCCAGTAAATTTTAGAGCTTCAAATAGTATAAAGATCAGGACGAATAGTATAAAGCTGATGTTCAGTAATCTCATAGAAGCGCAACAGATACTACAAAGGCGATTACAATGCCTATTCCAAGTACAATAAGCCAGACTGTGTACCCGGTTTTGGCAAGGAAGCGTACAATAGGATTCTTATGTTCTTCTGCAGGTTCCGGTGCTGACTTTCGTTTATATTCTCCGGGTCTACGACTGGATTTTAGTTTAGTTTTCTTCGGATTTTTCTCCATGTTGTACTGCGCTTTCTCGATTAGTTCCATTGCAGGAACTCAACTGCTGAAATTCTATTGATCTTTAAATTGAATTCTAAGATAAAAAATCTGGACATCCATCCATTCCAATTAATGAAGCTTTATGAAAATCCTGAGTCTTCAGAATTATGCTGAATTCTATTTTAGAATAAATTTATATAAAGTATTTTCATTGCTGAAATTGAACTTATGAAAAATCTATACTTTTTACTTTTAGCAATACTAATGGTATCCTGCAATGCAACCATGGATACTACGAGTAACGAAACTCCGGAAAATCCCAAATATACTTACCTGGCACTCGGTGATTCTTATACAATAGGGGAGAGCGTTCGGGAAACTGAACGATGGCCGGTACAATTAACGGAGCAACTTCGAAATAGAAATTATGAGATGGCGGCGCCTATGATCATTGCAAAAACGGGATGGACGACTTCAGATCTCTTGCGAGGAATGGACCAGAACCTGGAAGTGCAACGTGATTTTGACCTGGTTTCTATATTGATTGGGGTTAACAACCAATATCAGGGAAAACTTATTACAGAATATGAGGAAGAACTACGCCAGATTTTCAGGCGTGCGATCAATCATTCCAAAACACTTGAAAAAGGAGTTTTTGCTGTAAGTATTCCAGATTACGGTTATACACCTTTTGGATCTTCAAACCAGGAGAAAATAAGTGCTGAAATTGACAGGTTCAACCAGGTTTTTAAAAGAGTAGCAGATGAATTTGGAGTAGTGTTCTATAATATCACTCCAATTTCAAGAGATAGCAACAACCCTGAACTGGTAGCAAGTGATGGTTTGCATCCAAGTGCTTTACAGTATCAGCTTTGGGTAGAACAATACATTTCTCAGGTAGCAGAAAAATTACCTAATTAATTTTTTAGCGCTTCATTTTCAAATGAATAATTTGATACATTCGGAGAGTGAAGGAAGACTTTCTTTATTATCTCTGGAAGTTTCAGAAGTTTGATTCCGAATGTCTTAGAACTT contains:
- a CDS encoding cysteine synthase family protein, which gives rise to MDYAENILGTIGNTPMVKMNKIVEDIDALVLAKYETFNPGNSVKDRMAVRMVEDAEAKGLLKPGGTIIEGTSGNTGMGLALAAIVKGYKMICVMSDKQSKEKMDILRAVGSEVVVCPTDVEPDDPQSYYSTSRRLAEETPNSWYVNQYDNLANREAHYESTGPEIWKQTDGKVTHFVVGVGTGGTISGVGKYLKEKNPDIKVWGIDTYGSVFKKYHETGEFDEKEIYPYVTEGIGEDILPKNVDFDVIDGFTKVTDKDAAVYTQKLSKEEGFFLGNSAGAAVKGLLQLKEHFTKDDVVVVLFHDHGSRYVGKMYNDDWMRKMGYID
- a CDS encoding SGNH/GDSL hydrolase family protein, translating into MKNLYFLLLAILMVSCNATMDTTSNETPENPKYTYLALGDSYTIGESVRETERWPVQLTEQLRNRNYEMAAPMIIAKTGWTTSDLLRGMDQNLEVQRDFDLVSILIGVNNQYQGKLITEYEEELRQIFRRAINHSKTLEKGVFAVSIPDYGYTPFGSSNQEKISAEIDRFNQVFKRVADEFGVVFYNITPISRDSNNPELVASDGLHPSALQYQLWVEQYISQVAEKLPN
- a CDS encoding amino acid carrier protein, which produces MTKNAWFLTSLFFMLTLSIHAQDDERKESDLKVTLDLNNPTREINDGVTMVNVEGGKAPYTYKWTKQSTSLQSNKSTGITEGQEESVTVTDANGVSVTKKFKIPAEAITEVVNSKVQPAVDFLGGILFWDPFAAVGIYDPVVYTNDREIPIPNWDATTSKTFSLKQWLVEDGGQVEAGDKIAIIESESGEEKEIFSEVDGTMNYLVLEGNEIFDPNDQDDVIEQNAHMIAKIEFDEPQPLHHPNGNVITNSIPFIVIWLILGSIFFTIRLGFVNIRGFSHSIQLAKGKYDDPDAPGRITHFQAMATAVSATVGLGNIAGVAVAISLGGAGATFWMFCAGFFAMSLKFTECTLGVKYREINEDGRIFGGPMNYLRYGLEKRNMKGLGKFLASLFAILGVGASFGGGNMIQSNQAFKIVSEQLPFLEGQGFLFGVGFAILVGAVILGGINSIARVTGKVVPVMAIIYILGCAVVIGVNIENIGAAFSAIYNGAFSADALKGGFIGVLIVGLQRAAFSSEAGVGSAAIAHSATKTNNPIADGFTSLVEPFIDTMVVCTMTALVLIFTGMHEVGGGMKGVELTSDAFGSVISWFPAVLALAVFLFAFSTMVSWSYYGMRSWTYLFGQSKKSEIIYKVLFLIFVVVGASVSLGAVLSFSDMMILAMSFPNIIGLYIMSAEVRADMENYWERLKNGELFINPKFRDA